The following proteins come from a genomic window of Streptococcus oralis:
- a CDS encoding cation-translocating P-type ATPase translates to MSKEQKRQAFYTQSPEEVLKSVEATEQGLSSSEAQKRLAEYGRNELEEGEKKSLLVKFIEQFKDLMIIILVAAAILSVITSGGEDIADAIIILAVVIINAAFGVYQEGKAEEAIEALKSMSSPAARVIRDGHMTEIDSKELVPGDIVALEAGDVVPADLRLLEANSLKIEEAALTGESVPVEKDLTVELAADAGIGDRVNMAFQNSNVTYGRGLGVVVNTGMYTEVGHIAGMLQDADETDTPLKQNLNNLSKVLTYAILVIALVTFVVGVFIQGKNPLGELMTSVALAVAAIPEGLPAIVTIVLALGTQVLAKRNSIVRKLPAVETLGSTEIIASDKTGTLTMNKMTVEKVFYDAVLHDSSDDIELGLEMPLLRSVVLANDTKIDAEGNLIGDPTETAFIQYALDKGYDVKGFLEKYPRVAELPFDSDRKLMSTVHPLPDGKFLVAVKGAPDQLLKRCVARDKAGDVAPIDEKVTELIHTNNSEMAHQALRVLAGAYKIIDSIPENLTSQELENNLIFTGLIGMIDPERAEAAEAVRVAKEAGIRPIMITGDHQDTAEAIAKRLGIIDENDSEDHVLTGAELNELSDEEFEKVVGQYSVYARVSPEHKVRIVKAWQNQGKVVAMTGDGVNDAPALKTADIGIGMGITGTEVSKGASDMILADDNFATIIVAVEEGRKVFSNIQKTIQYLLSANTAEVLTIFLSTLFGWDVLQPVHLLWINLVTDTFPAIALGVEPAEPGVMTHKPRGRKSSFFSGGVMSSIIYQGVLQGALVLTVYGLALAYPVHVGDNQAIHADALTMAFATLGLIQLFHAYNVKSVYQSILTVGPFKSKTFNWSILVSFILLMATIVVEPLEGIFHVTKLDLSQWAIVLAGSFSMILIVEIVKFVQRKLGLDKNAI, encoded by the coding sequence ATGTCAAAAGAACAAAAACGCCAAGCGTTTTATACTCAAAGTCCTGAAGAGGTCTTGAAGTCAGTTGAAGCAACTGAGCAAGGTCTTTCGTCAAGCGAAGCGCAGAAACGCCTAGCGGAATATGGGCGCAATGAACTCGAAGAGGGTGAGAAAAAATCTCTCTTGGTTAAATTCATCGAACAGTTTAAGGATTTGATGATTATTATTTTGGTGGCTGCAGCCATTTTGTCCGTCATAACTTCTGGTGGGGAAGATATTGCAGATGCCATTATTATTCTAGCCGTTGTTATCATCAACGCAGCCTTTGGTGTTTACCAAGAAGGAAAAGCAGAAGAAGCCATCGAAGCCCTCAAATCTATGTCTAGTCCAGCTGCTCGCGTTATTCGTGATGGGCATATGACTGAGATTGACTCAAAAGAATTGGTACCAGGTGATATCGTTGCTCTTGAAGCAGGTGATGTAGTGCCAGCAGACCTACGTTTGCTAGAAGCTAATTCTCTTAAAATCGAAGAAGCAGCCCTAACAGGTGAGTCTGTTCCAGTTGAAAAAGATTTGACTGTAGAACTCGCTGCAGATGCCGGTATTGGTGACCGTGTCAATATGGCCTTCCAAAACTCAAACGTGACCTACGGTCGTGGTCTTGGTGTTGTTGTCAATACAGGTATGTACACGGAAGTTGGTCATATCGCTGGCATGCTCCAAGATGCGGATGAGACGGATACACCACTCAAACAAAACCTGAACAACCTTTCTAAGGTCTTGACCTATGCAATTTTGGTCATTGCCCTTGTTACTTTTGTAGTCGGAGTCTTCATTCAAGGTAAAAATCCACTTGGTGAGTTGATGACCTCTGTTGCGCTTGCTGTTGCAGCCATTCCAGAAGGACTCCCAGCTATCGTGACCATCGTTCTTGCCCTTGGTACTCAAGTTTTGGCCAAACGAAACTCTATCGTTCGTAAGTTGCCAGCAGTCGAAACACTTGGTTCAACAGAAATCATCGCTTCTGATAAGACTGGTACGCTTACCATGAACAAGATGACAGTCGAGAAAGTCTTCTATGACGCAGTCCTACATGACTCATCTGATGATATTGAACTAGGTCTTGAAATGCCCCTACTTCGTTCAGTTGTCTTGGCCAATGATACCAAGATTGATGCTGAAGGAAACCTGATTGGGGATCCAACGGAAACAGCCTTCATCCAGTATGCCTTGGACAAGGGCTACGATGTTAAAGGGTTCTTAGAGAAATATCCTCGTGTAGCTGAATTGCCGTTTGACTCAGATCGTAAACTCATGTCAACGGTTCATCCATTGCCAGATGGTAAATTCCTCGTGGCAGTCAAGGGGGCTCCAGATCAACTTTTGAAACGCTGTGTTGCTCGTGATAAAGCTGGAGATGTTGCTCCGATTGATGAGAAAGTCACTGAATTAATCCATACAAACAACTCGGAAATGGCTCACCAAGCCTTGCGTGTCCTTGCAGGTGCTTATAAGATTATCGATAGTATTCCAGAAAATCTTACTTCTCAAGAGCTTGAAAACAACTTGATCTTTACTGGTTTGATTGGGATGATTGACCCTGAGCGTGCCGAAGCGGCAGAAGCCGTTCGTGTCGCTAAAGAAGCGGGAATCCGTCCAATCATGATCACTGGTGACCACCAAGACACAGCGGAAGCCATTGCCAAACGATTGGGAATCATTGATGAAAATGACTCAGAAGACCATGTCTTGACTGGTGCTGAGCTTAACGAACTTTCTGATGAAGAATTTGAAAAAGTCGTTGGTCAATACTCTGTTTATGCGCGTGTATCTCCGGAACACAAGGTTCGTATTGTCAAGGCTTGGCAAAACCAAGGTAAGGTCGTTGCCATGACAGGTGACGGTGTTAATGACGCCCCAGCTCTGAAAACAGCCGATATCGGTATCGGTATGGGAATCACTGGTACAGAGGTTTCTAAAGGTGCCTCTGACATGATCCTTGCAGATGATAACTTTGCGACTATCATCGTTGCAGTTGAAGAAGGACGTAAGGTCTTCTCAAATATTCAAAAGACTATTCAGTACTTGCTTTCTGCCAATACGGCTGAAGTATTAACCATCTTCCTATCAACCTTGTTTGGTTGGGATGTCTTGCAGCCAGTTCATCTCTTGTGGATCAACTTGGTAACCGATACCTTCCCAGCTATCGCTCTTGGTGTTGAACCAGCTGAGCCAGGTGTTATGACCCACAAACCACGTGGACGCAAATCAAGCTTCTTCTCAGGTGGGGTCATGAGTTCTATTATCTATCAAGGTGTACTCCAAGGGGCACTCGTCTTGACTGTTTATGGTCTTGCTCTTGCCTATCCAGTCCATGTAGGAGACAATCAAGCCATTCATGCGGATGCCCTCACGATGGCCTTTGCAACACTTGGTTTGATTCAGCTCTTCCATGCCTACAACGTCAAGTCTGTTTACCAATCCATCTTGACAGTCGGACCATTCAAGTCTAAGACCTTCAACTGGTCTATCTTGGTATCCTTCATCCTCTTGATGGCAACAATCGTTGTAGAACCGCTTGAAGGTATCTTCCACGTAACCAAACTAGACTTGTCACAATGGGCCATTGTTCTAGCTGGAAGCTTCTCAATGATACTTATCGTCGAAATCGTCAAGTTTGTTCAACGTAAACTTGGTCTTGACAAGAACGCAATTTAA
- a CDS encoding peptide deformylase — protein MEKRIVQDVLFLSQVSKAASQEDLYLAKDLQDTLLANRETCVGLAANMIGVQKRVIIFNLGLVPIVMFNPVLLSYKGPYETEEGCLSLTGVRPTTRYETITVSYRDSKWQEQTITLTGFPAQICQHELDHLEGRII, from the coding sequence ATGGAAAAGAGAATTGTCCAAGATGTCTTATTCTTGTCGCAGGTATCGAAAGCTGCAAGTCAGGAAGACCTTTATCTGGCTAAGGATTTGCAGGATACCCTGCTGGCTAATCGCGAGACCTGTGTCGGTTTGGCAGCAAATATGATTGGGGTGCAGAAGCGTGTCATTATCTTTAATCTTGGCTTGGTTCCCATAGTCATGTTTAATCCCGTTCTCCTTTCCTATAAAGGACCTTACGAGACAGAGGAAGGTTGTTTGTCTTTGACTGGGGTGCGACCAACAACTCGTTATGAAACGATTACGGTGTCCTATCGTGATAGCAAGTGGCAGGAACAGACCATTACGCTGACGGGTTTTCCAGCTCAGATCTGCCAGCATGAACTGGATCATTTGGAAGGACGGATTATTTAG
- the yaaA gene encoding peroxide stress protein YaaA, whose product MKILIPTAKEMNTDHPCIEALPLREESQAVLDSLAHYSASELETFYKVSAEKAEEEYSHIQALKDRRAKHYPALKLFDGLMYRHIKRDGLTEAEQTYLENHVLITSALYGVVPALSPMAPHRLDFLMKLKVAGKTLKSHWKSAYDEALQDENLIFSLLSSEFETVFSKEIREKMVTFKFMEDKAGQLKIHSTISKKARGAFLTALIEGQVQTVEQARKLSFAGFVYRPDLSSDLELVFVKQA is encoded by the coding sequence ATGAAAATTTTAATCCCAACAGCAAAAGAAATGAACACAGACCATCCTTGTATTGAAGCGCTCCCTTTGAGGGAAGAAAGTCAGGCAGTCCTTGACTCACTGGCGCATTACTCAGCTAGTGAATTAGAGACTTTTTATAAGGTATCTGCCGAGAAAGCAGAAGAAGAGTACAGCCATATTCAAGCTCTAAAAGATCGAAGGGCTAAACATTATCCAGCCTTGAAACTCTTTGACGGTCTCATGTATCGCCACATCAAACGAGATGGGTTAACCGAGGCTGAACAAACCTATCTTGAAAATCATGTCCTGATTACCTCGGCTTTATACGGTGTTGTCCCCGCCTTGTCGCCCATGGCTCCTCACCGTTTGGACTTCTTGATGAAGTTAAAAGTTGCTGGTAAGACTTTAAAGAGTCATTGGAAGTCAGCCTACGATGAGGCCCTACAGGATGAGAACTTGATATTCTCACTCCTATCATCAGAGTTTGAAACCGTATTTTCGAAGGAAATTAGAGAAAAGATGGTGACCTTCAAATTTATGGAGGATAAGGCAGGCCAGTTGAAAATCCACTCAACCATTTCAAAAAAAGCCCGTGGCGCCTTTTTGACCGCCTTGATAGAAGGGCAAGTCCAAACAGTTGAGCAAGCTCGTAAGCTTAGCTTTGCGGGCTTTGTCTACCGACCTGATTTATCAAGTGACTTAGAACTCGTCTTTGTGAAACAAGCATAA
- a CDS encoding NADPH-dependent FMN reductase, producing the protein MSKKVLFIVGSLRQGSFNHQMALEAEKALAGKAEVSYLDYSAVPLFSQDLEVPTHPAVASAREAVLAADAIWIFSPVYNFSIPGTVKNLLDWLSRALDLSDTRGASALQDKFVTVSSVANAGHDQLFAIYKDLLPFIRTQIVGDFTAARVNDSAWVDGKLVLEEATASSLEKQADDLLAAIN; encoded by the coding sequence ATGTCTAAAAAAGTATTATTTATCGTCGGTTCACTACGCCAAGGTTCTTTCAACCACCAAATGGCCCTCGAAGCTGAGAAAGCACTTGCTGGAAAAGCGGAAGTCAGCTATCTTGATTACTCAGCTGTTCCTCTCTTCAGCCAAGATCTTGAAGTTCCGACTCATCCAGCTGTAGCTTCTGCTCGCGAGGCTGTCCTTGCTGCCGATGCCATCTGGATCTTCTCTCCAGTCTACAACTTCTCTATCCCTGGAACAGTGAAGAACTTGCTTGACTGGCTCTCTCGTGCCCTTGACTTGTCTGACACACGTGGCGCTTCTGCCCTCCAAGACAAGTTTGTCACAGTATCATCTGTAGCCAATGCCGGTCACGATCAACTCTTTGCTATTTACAAAGACCTATTGCCATTTATCCGTACACAAATCGTTGGTGACTTTACTGCCGCACGTGTCAATGACTCTGCTTGGGTAGACGGAAAATTGGTGTTAGAAGAAGCAACTGCTTCATCACTTGAAAAACAAGCGGACGACCTTCTTGCAGCCATCAACTAA
- a CDS encoding DUF5590 domain-containing protein has product MKLRQKNAKNKLLLQYGIGITLVLLVMTTSFLYLISLSMKPYQDARVEGEKLAKQYAELEKADQVDFYNGLEGYYSVLGHNKKQEAIAVLIEKNEHKIYVYQLDKGISQDKAATISREKGASDIDKVTFGRYQDKPIWEVKSGNQYYLVDFETGAVIQ; this is encoded by the coding sequence GTGAAACTAAGACAGAAAAACGCAAAAAACAAGCTACTTTTACAGTATGGGATCGGCATTACTTTAGTATTACTAGTCATGACCACTTCCTTCCTTTATCTGATCTCTCTCAGTATGAAGCCCTATCAGGATGCTAGGGTTGAGGGAGAAAAACTAGCCAAGCAGTATGCAGAATTGGAAAAGGCGGATCAGGTTGATTTTTACAATGGACTAGAAGGCTATTACAGCGTTCTGGGGCATAATAAAAAGCAAGAGGCCATTGCTGTACTGATTGAAAAGAATGAACATAAGATTTATGTTTATCAGCTAGATAAGGGGATTTCTCAAGACAAGGCGGCGACGATTTCGAGGGAAAAAGGTGCTAGCGACATTGACAAAGTCACCTTTGGTCGTTATCAGGACAAGCCGATTTGGGAAGTCAAGTCAGGAAACCAGTACTATCTGGTTGACTTTGAAACAGGAGCAGTGATCCAATAA
- a CDS encoding pyridoxal phosphate-dependent aminotransferase, which translates to MKLSKRVLEMEESVTLASDARAKALKAQGKDVLFLTLGQPDFHTPENIQDAAVEAIRDGRASFYTVASGLPELKAAVNTYFERYYGYSVAANEVTFATGAKFSLYTFFMAVVNPDDEVIIPTPYWVSYGDQVKMAEGVPVFVQAKEDNHFKVTVEQLEAARTDKTKVLVLNSPSNPTGMIYTREELLAIGNWAVEHDVLILADDIYGRLVYNGNEFVPISSLSEAIRKQTIVINGVSKAYAMTGWRVGYAVGNPEIIAAMSKLTGQTTSNLTAVSQYATIEALTGPQDSVETMRQAFEERLNTIYPLLCQVPGFEVVKPQGAFYLFPNVKKAMEMKGYTDVTEFTTAILEEVGLALITGAGFGAPENVRLSYATDLDTLKEAIRRLHQFMEEL; encoded by the coding sequence ATGAAACTATCCAAACGTGTACTAGAAATGGAAGAAAGCGTCACTCTAGCCAGTGATGCAAGAGCCAAAGCATTAAAAGCTCAAGGAAAGGATGTTCTTTTCTTAACCTTGGGACAGCCTGATTTTCATACTCCTGAAAACATTCAGGATGCAGCGGTGGAAGCGATTCGAGATGGACGAGCTTCCTTTTATACAGTTGCTTCAGGCCTACCAGAGTTAAAAGCAGCGGTTAATACCTATTTTGAACGCTACTATGGGTATTCCGTAGCAGCTAACGAGGTTACCTTTGCCACAGGTGCTAAGTTCTCTCTCTACACCTTCTTTATGGCTGTGGTCAATCCAGACGATGAGGTCATCATTCCTACACCATACTGGGTCAGTTATGGAGATCAAGTCAAAATGGCAGAAGGAGTGCCAGTCTTTGTCCAGGCCAAGGAAGACAATCACTTTAAAGTAACAGTAGAGCAGCTAGAAGCAGCCCGAACAGATAAGACCAAGGTCTTGGTTCTCAATTCACCATCGAATCCGACAGGTATGATTTACACTCGTGAGGAACTCTTGGCTATCGGAAATTGGGCTGTTGAACATGATGTCCTTATCCTAGCAGATGATATTTATGGTCGTTTGGTTTATAACGGGAACGAATTTGTTCCAATCTCTAGTCTGTCAGAAGCCATTCGCAAGCAAACCATCGTGATTAACGGTGTATCTAAGGCCTATGCCATGACTGGGTGGCGGGTAGGTTATGCTGTGGGAAATCCTGAGATTATTGCTGCCATGAGCAAACTAACAGGACAAACAACCTCTAACCTGACTGCCGTTTCGCAATATGCAACCATTGAAGCCCTAACTGGACCGCAAGACTCTGTTGAAACCATGCGCCAAGCCTTTGAAGAACGTTTGAATACCATTTATCCACTCTTGTGCCAAGTGCCAGGATTTGAAGTTGTCAAGCCCCAAGGAGCCTTCTATCTTTTCCCAAATGTTAAAAAAGCGATGGAGATGAAGGGCTATACTGATGTGACAGAGTTTACAACGGCTATCCTCGAAGAAGTCGGCCTTGCCTTGATTACAGGAGCTGGATTTGGAGCACCAGAAAATGTTCGTCTCAGCTATGCCACAGACTTGGATACCTTGAAAGAAGCTATTCGCCGTTTGCATCAGTTTATGGAGGAATTATAA
- a CDS encoding VOC family protein — MIDHFTLKVKNLEVSKAFYQATLAALNYHLQFDTGQVVSFTEPRDVDPGGDFWLNVGQQEPMHFAFSAQTCQEVDAFYHAALAAGGKDNGAPGERKNYHVGYYAAFVIDPDGNNVEAVCHKEE, encoded by the coding sequence ATGATAGATCATTTTACCCTTAAGGTAAAGAATTTAGAAGTTTCTAAAGCTTTCTATCAAGCTACTTTAGCTGCTTTAAATTATCACCTTCAATTTGATACGGGGCAGGTCGTTAGTTTCACAGAACCGCGAGATGTGGATCCAGGTGGTGATTTTTGGCTAAATGTTGGTCAACAAGAGCCGATGCATTTTGCCTTTAGTGCTCAAACTTGTCAAGAAGTAGATGCTTTCTATCATGCAGCTTTGGCTGCTGGAGGAAAGGATAATGGTGCACCTGGCGAACGTAAAAATTACCATGTGGGATACTATGCGGCCTTTGTGATAGACCCAGATGGAAATAACGTAGAGGCAGTGTGCCATAAAGAAGAATAG